Part of the Zingiber officinale cultivar Zhangliang chromosome 8A, Zo_v1.1, whole genome shotgun sequence genome, CACCGATCGGCGATGGTTAGTTGAAACCTCGATCTCGGGAAGAGTGCGCATGGCGTTCCCTTTCCGGACTCCGACTCCCCGACCTCAGCGGTCACGGCGTTCTCTGTCCCAAACTCCTCGACAGCAATCGCCTCTCTTCCAAGACCCTCAGACTCAACAGCAGCAGGTTTTTCAGCAGTCACCGTTCCAGTTTGAGAGGCCGCAGACGCAGTTGCGGCGACAGGAGCAGGCAACGAGGACTGCCTCGCAGAAGCAATTGTTGCTTTATACGAAGGATAAAACGTCTGCTGGATATAATACCCACTGGGAGGATCTGCATCCTGTCTCGCAAAAACTTCTCCTAAAGATCGAGTATTGTTCTTCTTGTCTACTTGGTTTGGCATGTCGCTTTGCTTTAGGGATTTTTCGATTTTGGGTTTTCCAAAATACCCGGAAAAAACATCTTTATGTGATACCgggttctttctttctttctatctttatttctttctttctttctttctattaTATATTAATCAATGTTCGACCGTGGAAAATTCTGTTTTTATGTCAGATCTTCTGAATGAAAGAATTTCGTGTTGTCTTTCTTTTAatattgcttctgttttcttgcATATTAAATTTAACTAATTGATTATTACTGATTTACATCGTTCATTCTAAGTACCACATACCTTATTGGTTATTCATCCTTTCATTCAGCGTTTGATAGTGTTGATGATCTATGTGGATGTATTGtttatcattattttattttattttttttctggtGATACAGGGTGTGCATTCTCAAGCACAAGAATGAGAGCCAGAGGCTGGATCAGTGCAGTCGACTTTATGATTCATCAGTATCAGGTGACAGTTTTGAGGCCAATTCCAGTAGAATCATTcaggttttatttttttactttagcCTATTTTATCATCTATTCATAATTATtcaaatacttttatactttacaTTCACCTACATGTATTTAGTAGTTAACTTCCTTCTAGATcctaaattttcaattttctggACCATCATGTTATGCATTTAAAAAGTGTGTTTCCCATGTTATCATCGCCATGTTTTGTCTGAGATTGTGACATCATACATTTAGTCCATTCTTGGTAAGtatgcatttattttattttattattattatttttagagtgCAGACGACTATTCTGTCACTTACTTGGCTTAAGCATTTTCCCTTGCAATGCAAATCTATTTTCATTAGCTAGTTTTATCATCAGGTAGGGTTATAAATGAATAAGGTGCTCGTGAATAAGCTTAGTACTTGGCTCCATGCGAActcaattattttttttccccCAGAGGTGTAGCATATATAAAATAGCAATCCAGTACGAATGAGCGTAGCTTCTTAATGTCCTTCTTAACGTTAACAAAGCTTGTGAACAATTTATGAACAAACTAATTTGTTAACtgttcaaaatcttaattatgatcttagtttattatttttatccaaataaaatacttgataaattttataattttatcccAATGGCATAGGAGGATCAACATAGCAACCCCACTTAGTTGGATAAAACTTGATTGTTGTTGTAGTATGTTAAAAAAGAGAAAATAGTATAAATTTTATTCATTAGATCATGTTTGAACTAAATAATACAGACAACAATGTAAATAGTCGAGCTCAATAAAAAGTTTAAGCTCAGGTTGGACTGAATAAGAActtaataaacaagcttgaacaatctTGAAAAAGTCTTGAATGCAACCAAGTTCGGTTCAACTTGGCTTCATTACTCACATATATCTAACTAATTCCAATATTCATGTTAAGGGCCTTCAAACTAGCTGGACAAGCCTAACATTTGGTTATTGTTCACACTTTAGCATTTCATAAGAAGATATGCTTTCTCAACCTGAAAAAGAAGACAATTCGTTATGAACATCCTAATTAGGTCATCTTGTACAGGTTTTACATTAGGTGAGGTCTTGTAAATCATATGACATCAGGATGCACTAATTTTCATTTTTAATGATTAAATGGGTAAAAATGTTCTTTCTATTTCTAGGATAAAGTATAGGCTGGTAAGATAGAAACTTATTAGAATCAAGATATATGTTTAACTTTTTCTGCTGTACAATTGTTGAGTTTAGAAGTCTCAACAGTTGTTTGCTCCAAATTGTTTCTGCAACATCTACTTTTCTCCTACATTTGCTTTGCACAGCTTAAGATAATTTTTGGTTTATGTGATCTGATACTTGGCTTGGCTAGCAAATTCGTTAGTGTTTGTTATCATGTACTTGACTAATTGAATGATTGACAAAAATGATGATGATttactttatattaaaattatgaaaaagacCGTTAATTGCAACAAGAATCACTACTATTGTACATTTCAAATCATCCTCGTCTCTTCCTTGATTCTATAATTGGCATGGTGATTCTATTGCCTATACTTAATACCACCTTATGATTAATTTTGCACTTGATCATGATTTGAGTTGTGATCATCAACATTCTTTCTGGATTTGGGCTAACTTCCTGTAGATAATGGGATTTATTAGTTTTATTAATTCATTTTGTGTTTTTTCTCCTTCACTTCTTTTTTActctcttttcctttattttgttAATTCATTGATTGTTTTTTGAGTTTCTCACAACTGTAATGGTCCTAGAGGAGGTCATGATTTGAGGAATGAACTGCACGTGCAGATTTAATAATTAGCTTACCTGGGCTATCTCTTGTCTTGGATTGAGTCTTATAATACTAATTGTATTTGTATCTGTAGATTAGTTCACTTATTAAATCTTCCGTATCTATCACATTTCTATAATTCATATGACAATTTCATTTATAGGAACTTGGGCTTATCACTACCACGATGGAAAGAGAAAAAGTTTCTATTCAAGATCTAAGATCCTCGACAAACAAATTAATTTGGGACACAGAATTTGCTATTCGGTCTTATGTGATGCTAAAGTCAAGGTTTATTTGCCAGAGTGTCACAACAGCTTCAAATGTTGCCTCTGGAAATCCAAATACTGAATTGGGATTGGTTTCCAAGCAAACCAACCAACTAGCTAATTCCTCTACTGCACCAGTTTTTGATTTTTACATTGGGATTCCCAAAAGACCATCTATTTTTATGGAGCAGATAATcaccaaatttgagaagtatctGAGTGAGTGCTACCGATGGATTGAAGAAGTACAACAGCTAGTAATGATGGAAAATGGTAGAAGAGGTTCAAATGCCCTGGAATCTTTGCCACAAGTCATGTCCAATGTCCATGATTTCTTTATTCATGTAGCTGCAAAGGTAAGCTGACACTGTTTCCTACACTTAAGAATTTCTCGTTATCTTTTGTGGATGAGGATCTTTTCTTAGGCATTTTAACATATATCAGTAGTTCTCTTCAGACATTACCAGTCGGTAACTTTTATTGTTTTTCACATCATTATTTGGATTGCAGGTGGAGAGCCTTCACCAGTATGTTGAATCAATGAAGATAGCATATCTTGCTGATCATCGATGTCGAGGTGATGCAAATGATCCGTTTCTTGAGGCCAACAGAAGAGAAACGGCTAAACGAGAAGCTGCTTCTAGAAGAGTTCACCCAACATTGTATTTATCTACAGTTTGTTCACAACCAACTAGGTGTGCTTTCAACAGTTCAGCGGCGCCTGCAACAAACACTATGCAGCCATCCATTGTACCATCAGCAGCATTTTCTGGAAACGGGCTTTCATTATTTAGTACTCCTTCAGCTCCTGCTGCATCTTCTGGAAGTGGACATTCATTATTTAGTACTCCATCATCAGCTCCTGCTGCGTCTTCCTCTTTCCTCATTTCAACCCCAACAGCATCTTCTCCTGCATCAAACTTGTTTGGCTCTTCTGGTTTTTCCCCTCACTCGACATCATTTGGCACTCCTCCACCTCTCTTTGGTTCTATTCAGGCTTCCGCAGGATTTGCAACAAGCACTCCAGCAGTTGGATCCACTCCTGCTGTGGGTAGCTCACTTTTCTCGACTCCTTTATCTGCAGCAGGTATATGTTCAAATTTTCTCATTAGATGCTATTGTCTCCTGTCAAAGTAATGTTAGATCCTAGCAATTCTTAGTTTTTATTTAATGGGAAGATTTGTGTTAAGCTTGTCTACAGATCTTTCGGCATAATCTTCCTCACAGATAGGTTTGATGGGTTTTCAATAAGCTTTATGATCTGAAAGAACCCACACCTATTAGAATTGCCTTGTCCTTTGTTAAGTGCCATTATTTGCAATTCTATAGCACTGGATAGATAGTTTCATGATCAAAGACGCTAATAAATTTTATAGTTTGAAGAATTTAATCTATTAGAGCGTAAGGaacaaggagaaaaaaaaaattaatatcacTTATGATGTAGTAGCTCAATGGAGGGATAAAATTTCCGCATAGCCAACCACAATTAGTCCAGTAAATGATGATGATGTCGATGAGTTTTATCATGTGGCCATTAAGTTGTTTTTGTATGTGTTCTGTTTTCATAGttgtattaattatattatttcagTTAATGATTGAATTGTATATTTCTACGTTTAATGAAGTTATTTTGTGTAGGTGCTGCAACTGGTCCGGGCGTTCCACTCCCCCCTCGTAGCCGCCGAGCCGGTAACCAGATGGCAAATTTGCAGCATGCAACTGGTCCAGGTGTTAGCGTCGGATTATCTGTAAGATGATCGATAATTTCTTCTTTTTCAGTACTTATTTCCGCATGTTCACATCACACACAAAGGTCAGTTATACATCCCCCAttgtatatattaattatattgtCGTTTTTTTTTTCCAGAAATCATCGAGGCCAAAATCGCGCACCAGTAGGCGCTAGTCGCAACACCAAGTTTTTTTGGCTTGGCGATGCAAAACTATCGGAGGATTATCTGGtctaaattttctaacaaaaaacGGAGATCTCTATTGTCTCAAGCAAACGTATCACATTGATAATTATCGAAGAGCAAGTTCCATTTGATTTATGAAGTTCGAGTTAGCCAAAGTATAAAATCACTGCAGACTTAACTATACTCCCCATTTCTACTTTAAGCGGTGAATTTTCGTGTGTAAACATTTTGTGCCTCAAAGCAACGACTTGTTGCTGAAGGCGCCGTGGCTTTGTTCAGTTAGATTAGTCCGAGAAGTTGGATCAAGAAATAATTAAAATCTGAGGGAAAATATTCGTTAAATCTTTTTTAGCAATTCAAATTAATTTGTTATGTATTATGCTGATTCTAGTTATTTGAATATGTCATTGCTTCATTACTGAATCTAAATATAACTTATGCCCAGTGAATCATTGGAAAATGTCCTACTTTTTCATTTAATCTCTATATAATACTACACCATTAGCaatgtctaaatctttaaatcaATTGTGTTATTTCAAATGTAATGTCTTTGCTTAATTGTTTTGCACTTGTCTAAATATAACAAATACAGTGTAGATAATTTGATTGTATTACGATAGGCAAGCATCACACGGTAAATGTTTTTACTTGATGATTAAATTTGATTGTGTCGACCTCCGTAATGCCTTGTTAGTCGTTTTCTTTCTTTACATGCCACTCGTTAATTGTATTTATCTAAACTTATTTGACCTGTTCTTGAttcttgataaaatggaaaatgaAGTAATCTCTGACCTCTGGATTTGACATTAGACTTGTTCTCGAACGGCAAAATGCACAATGAATGGAGTCCGTAACTATTGCTGTGGAATTAATCCacgttttttttaaatttctttcctCCGactacttgattttttttttttatttctttcctcAATTCCTCCGGCCACTTGATTTCTATCCAAGAAAAACATATGGTTACTAAATCAGTTCTCTGTCAGTGCGTTGACCAAGCTCCGAAGGGGTGCAGATATTTCACTGATTTTAATCCACCAACAAATAATAGTCAAATTATTAAAGAACTAAatgtttttttgaaaaaaaataaacaattatTTAGAGTGCCACGCAGCATTGCATGGTCTGGAAAAAGATTGGTAATTATTTATTTTACTGTGGACTTTGACCTCGTCAATTTTGTCTTTTTTCAACAATTGTCCCAAAAGGCCTTTCATTTCATTTTAGGATTTCTCTATTTCAATAAAAGACCCGGCAGTAAAATTCAGCTTGTCCTGAAGAACTTAAGTGCTCTGATCACCAACCATGCTTcctctttttctatttttctggATCTGTCGTATTACAACAATCAGGAAAAGCTcctgtaaagaaaaaaaaaaacacttcaaTCTAAGGTCGACAATTTAGGTTAGCAAGTCGTCTCTTGTTTATTTTAGACATTTAATTTCAATTAGATTCgttgaataaataaattaaaatgcaTACGCTCCATTTATAAACAATTTAAtccatttattaatttttttacaagtcataaataaattaaaatgaggCAAAGCAAGTTTACCAATGCAAGTCAGATATTGGGTCAGTGTCGGAGAATAAATATTAAGGCAAAGTAATTAAGTTTACCACGTCGGTATTTGACCGGGCCAAGCAAGTCTTCTCAATGGGACCCAGAGAGAGGACCGTACGTGGCTAGGCCGATCCCCTGCATTATTTCAATCACGGTCTGAGGTTGGAGCCCAAGGTGATGCAGCCAGACAGGCGCTCCCCAAAACGGGCGAACGTCCACGTTAGCCAGCTGTTGGTGGTGTAATAAtataaatgtatttttttttacatcCAAATAAATAGAAATCAAATGAAAAGAAAGCCTGGTTTGTTTGTTAGTTTAGTGTTTTTTCCCCTTAAAATACAATAATAATTTGATTATATAgcaatataataattttatataataacAGTTTACTTTTCTTTAACCATTGTATAATATATTAGACATCAAAATTTAGACAGAGGTATTAAGTTGGGTGGTAGTGGACGTTTGGGGACTAAATCGGAAACGATAACAGATAATAACGGGCGTTATTTACGATCATAACGCGATTGAAGAAAAACGGAGAGCGAGAGAATTGTCAGTCAGTCTGGCGCGGAACCGGAACAGAGCCGAAACTTGATTCATAGCTCGACACATGCCAAAACGGTTTTGACCCTGTGCGGGAAGAAAGACTTGGTGTGCCTCTCAAAGCCGCGTGCTCCGAGTGAGAGCGAAATGGAGGAGCAGAAGCAGCGAAGAGAGAGCAAATGCTTCGACGACGAGCATGACCTCTGTCTTCTTCTTGGTTCATCCTCCCACGGGCAACGTTGTTTAGGGTTTGGTTTCTCTCCTTATTCCACCACCGCGATAGCTTGCTTAGCCTTGTCCGCCTCTACTCTACCGCCGTCCCTTGGACATGCCTTTTTGGAACAGGAAGAGAATCCCCAGGAATAATCTTCTCTCGTCTTATTCTCCCTCCTCAGCCTCCGCACCCACCTCTCCGGGACGCACtgatggcggcggcggcggcggcggcctcGGCCTTCCTAAGGATCACCGCGTCCATTATTCCTCACGCCGCTGCCAACCGCAACCACGCCTTATCCGCCAGAACAATCTCCGCCGACTCATGGAGCACGAGCTCAATGCGTTGTGCCTGGACGCTGTGGAAGATGCATCGAGCTCCACGTCGGTATCGTGGTCGCTCAGCAACCATGTCGCCTCTGCCGCCGCCACGAGTTCCACTCCCGTATCCCGCTCCCGCTCCCCAAGCGAACTTTACAACGTCCCGGTGCGGTCTGCTTCGTCGCCGATTGTCTCGCCGCGACCGCTTCCACTTCCAGAGTCCGTTACTCGAGCTTCGCCGCCAAGAGAGTTGAGATCGGGACGGAACGTTTTTCTCTCTCCCGAAGAATCGGCGGGTGGGCCTCTGCCAAGGGATTTTAGCACGGTGGACGGGTTAGGCGGTGGAATTGATGCAGCTGCTGAGCCTACACCTCGTGATTCAGGATTAGGGAggtatgttttatttatttattgcct contains:
- the LOC122011737 gene encoding nuclear pore complex protein NUP58-like — encoded protein: MAFPFRTPTPRPQRSRRSLSQTPRQQSPLFQDPQTQQQQVFQQSPFQFERPQTQLRRQEQATRTASQKQLLLYTKDKTSAGYNTHWEDLHPVSQKLLLKIEVCILKHKNESQRLDQCSRLYDSSVSGDSFEANSSRIIQELGLITTTMEREKVSIQDLRSSTNKLIWDTEFAIRSYVMLKSRFICQSVTTASNVASGNPNTELGLVSKQTNQLANSSTAPVFDFYIGIPKRPSIFMEQIITKFEKYLSECYRWIEEVQQLVMMENGRRGSNALESLPQVMSNVHDFFIHVAAKVESLHQYVESMKIAYLADHRCRGDANDPFLEANRRETAKREAASRRVHPTLYLSTVCSQPTRCAFNSSAAPATNTMQPSIVPSAAFSGNGLSLFSTPSAPAASSGSGHSLFSTPSSAPAASSSFLISTPTASSPASNLFGSSGFSPHSTSFGTPPPLFGSIQASAGFATSTPAVGSTPAVGSSLFSTPLSAAGAATGPGVPLPPRSRRAGNQMANLQHATGPGVSVGLSKSSRPKSRTSRR